From one Caldichromatium japonicum genomic stretch:
- the panB gene encoding 3-methyl-2-oxobutanoate hydroxymethyltransferase, producing the protein MSAAPITIASLSVMKSRGERIACLTCYDASFAHLLDRVGVDVLLVGDSLGMVIQGHATTLPVTLEQMIYHSAAVARGRKRALLVADLPFMTYATPEQAIASAARLMQEGGAEVIKLEGGAPMVETVRRMSELGIPVCAHLGLLPQSVNRLGGYRFQGRDPDSAERIRQEAQAMEEAGAVLMVLECVPAALARTISESLKIPVIGIGAGPDCDGQVLVLYDMLGLHPGKPPRFSRDFMAGGGEIGEAVAAYVAAVRTGQFPSPAETPY; encoded by the coding sequence ATGTCCGCTGCCCCTATCACCATTGCCAGCCTGTCCGTCATGAAGTCGCGCGGCGAGCGGATTGCATGCCTGACCTGTTATGACGCCTCCTTTGCCCATCTACTCGATCGGGTGGGGGTGGATGTCTTGCTGGTCGGCGATTCATTGGGGATGGTGATCCAGGGGCATGCGACCACCCTCCCTGTGACCTTGGAACAGATGATCTATCACAGCGCCGCGGTGGCACGCGGGCGTAAACGTGCCCTTTTGGTTGCCGATCTGCCCTTCATGACCTATGCCACACCGGAGCAGGCGATCGCCAGTGCCGCCCGTCTCATGCAAGAGGGTGGGGCAGAGGTGATCAAACTGGAGGGCGGCGCGCCCATGGTCGAGACCGTGCGCCGGATGTCTGAGCTCGGCATCCCCGTTTGCGCCCATCTCGGGCTCTTGCCCCAATCGGTCAACCGTCTGGGCGGGTATCGCTTCCAGGGTCGCGATCCGGATTCAGCCGAACGGATTCGGCAAGAGGCGCAGGCGATGGAAGAGGCAGGCGCGGTGCTTATGGTGCTGGAATGCGTGCCGGCGGCCTTGGCGCGTACGATCAGCGAGTCCCTGAAGATCCCAGTGATCGGTATCGGCGCCGGTCCAGACTGTGACGGGCAGGTATTGGTGCTCTATGACATGCTGGGGCTTCATCCAGGTAAGCCGCCGCGTTTCAGCCGTGATTTTATGGCCGGCGGTGGCGAGATCGGCGAGGCGGTTGCGGCCTATGTCGCCGCCGTGCGCACAGGTCAATTTCCCTCCCCTGCCGAGACCCCCTATTGA
- the gmhB gene encoding D-glycero-beta-D-manno-heptose 1,7-bisphosphate 7-phosphatase: protein MTSRLVILDRDGVINQDADDYIKSPEEWVPIPGSIEAIARLTHAGFRVAVATNQSGLARGLFGIEALNTIHQRLRDQVELHGGRIEMIAFCPHGPEDDCPCRKPRPGLLLAIAKRFGVDLAGIPYIGDSLSDLQAARAAGAQPWLVRSGKGERTLKALSPDEREGLVIHPDLALAAQALIAGISP, encoded by the coding sequence ATGACCAGCCGGCTCGTTATCCTCGACCGCGACGGGGTGATCAACCAGGACGCGGATGACTATATCAAGTCACCCGAGGAGTGGGTCCCGATCCCAGGTAGCATCGAGGCGATCGCGCGCCTGACCCATGCCGGGTTTCGGGTGGCGGTGGCGACCAATCAATCGGGTCTGGCGCGCGGTCTATTTGGCATCGAGGCCCTGAACACCATCCATCAGCGGCTGCGCGATCAGGTAGAGCTCCATGGCGGGCGGATCGAGATGATCGCCTTTTGTCCGCATGGTCCAGAGGACGATTGCCCCTGCCGCAAGCCGCGCCCAGGGTTGCTCTTGGCGATCGCCAAGCGCTTTGGAGTGGACCTGGCGGGCATACCCTATATCGGTGATTCACTGAGCGATCTCCAGGCAGCGCGCGCCGCCGGCGCCCAGCCCTGGCTGGTGCGCTCGGGCAAGGGTGAGCGCACCCTCAAGGCCCTTTCCCCAGATGAGCGCGAGGGGCTTGTCATCCATCCCGATCTCGCCCTCGCTGCCCAGGCGCTCATCGCTGGAATCAGCCCATGA
- a CDS encoding lysophospholipid acyltransferase family protein, with translation MMLLLRSLVLLRSLAFQLLLIGSSIVYALAILVFTRHKFALAQSWARFNLQMLKRLCHLDYRVQGLERLPADNAIVLCKHQSAWEILALRALLPPRQCWVLKQELLRIPIFGPALACLDPIPIDRAAARRELMHLLRAGTERLGQGYWLIVFPEGTRVAPGAKGTYSIGGALLAERTGYPVVPVVHNAGTFWGRRSLIKRPGTIELVFGQPIATQGRKAAEINAETERWIEERLEIIVSHPSLQPKAGKIQTKG, from the coding sequence ATGATGCTCTTATTGCGTTCCCTCGTCTTATTGCGTTCCCTCGCCTTTCAGCTCCTGTTGATCGGCTCGAGCATTGTCTATGCCCTGGCGATCCTGGTGTTCACCCGACACAAGTTCGCCCTCGCCCAGTCCTGGGCGCGTTTCAATCTGCAGATGCTCAAGCGACTGTGCCATCTGGATTATCGGGTACAGGGCCTGGAGCGGCTCCCTGCCGACAATGCGATCGTGCTCTGTAAGCATCAGTCGGCCTGGGAGATCCTGGCGCTGCGGGCGCTTTTGCCACCTAGACAATGCTGGGTACTCAAGCAAGAGCTATTGCGTATCCCGATCTTTGGTCCGGCACTCGCATGTCTCGATCCCATCCCGATCGATCGCGCGGCAGCAAGGCGTGAACTCATGCACCTCTTACGCGCCGGCACCGAACGTCTAGGGCAGGGGTATTGGCTGATCGTCTTCCCCGAGGGGACTCGGGTCGCGCCCGGGGCAAAAGGGACCTATAGCATCGGCGGTGCCTTGCTTGCCGAACGCACGGGTTATCCGGTGGTCCCCGTCGTCCATAATGCGGGGACATTTTGGGGTCGGCGCAGCCTGATCAAGCGACCGGGGACCATCGAGCTGGTCTTTGGACAGCCGATTGCCACCCAAGGACGTAAGGCCGCCGAGATCAATGCCGAAACCGAGCGCTGGATCGAGGAGCGCCTAGAGATAATCGTCTCCCACCCATCACTGCAACCGAAGGCCGGTAAGATTCAGACAAAGGGTTAA
- the panC gene encoding pantoate--beta-alanine ligase has product MSEIQIPPQPFIEIEDPQDLRRQIAVWRNRGERIAFVPTMGNLHAGHLSLVATGRLHAERVVVSIFVNPMQFGPKEDLDAYPRTLEADRQVLAQVGCDLLFVPSVRTLYPRGLAAQTRVEVPGLSDILCGASRPGHFVGVATVVCKLFNLVQPDVALFGEKDFQQLLIIRRMVEDLAIPIAIIGMPTIREADGLAMSSRNHYLTPEERARAPALYRVLNEVATALRSGQPLAEAEGAGLESLKAAGFRPDYLSVRCAEDLTPPGPGNRDLVILVAAYLGRARLIDNLRVCL; this is encoded by the coding sequence ATGTCCGAGATCCAGATCCCCCCTCAGCCATTCATCGAGATCGAAGACCCCCAGGACCTGCGCCGGCAGATCGCTGTCTGGCGCAATCGCGGCGAGCGCATAGCCTTTGTGCCCACCATGGGCAACCTACATGCCGGGCACCTGAGCCTAGTTGCGACGGGTCGCCTCCATGCCGAGCGGGTCGTCGTCAGCATCTTCGTCAATCCCATGCAGTTCGGGCCCAAGGAGGACCTCGATGCCTATCCGCGTACCCTGGAGGCCGACCGCCAGGTGCTCGCTCAGGTCGGCTGTGACCTGCTATTCGTCCCCAGCGTTCGGACCCTCTACCCACGCGGTCTCGCCGCCCAAACTCGGGTCGAGGTGCCCGGGCTTTCTGACATCCTCTGTGGCGCCAGCCGCCCAGGTCACTTCGTCGGGGTGGCAACCGTGGTCTGTAAGCTGTTCAATCTGGTCCAGCCGGATGTCGCCCTCTTTGGAGAAAAGGACTTCCAGCAGCTTCTGATCATCCGGCGGATGGTCGAGGATTTGGCGATCCCCATCGCGATCATCGGGATGCCGACAATACGCGAAGCCGATGGGTTGGCGATGAGCTCGCGCAATCATTACCTCACACCAGAGGAGCGGGCGCGCGCACCGGCTCTGTATCGCGTGCTCAATGAGGTCGCAACCGCCTTGCGTTCCGGTCAGCCGCTTGCAGAGGCCGAGGGGGCGGGGTTGGAATCGCTGAAGGCCGCCGGTTTCAGGCCGGATTATCTCAGCGTGCGCTGCGCCGAGGACCTTACCCCCCCCGGTCCAGGGAATCGCGATCTGGTGATCCTGGTCGCGGCCTATCTCGGCCGGGCGCGGCTCATTGACAATCTGCGCGTCTGCCTGTGA
- a CDS encoding SOS response-associated peptidase, with amino-acid sequence MCGRLAQYRPAAELAAQFNAKLVGEPPPPRYNLAPRHWVLAVRLDPQGERELVRLYWGLIPPWAKGRSFGDRTFNARAETVAVKPSFRAAFRQRRCLIPVDGFYEWQKTPTGKQPYFIARRDGQPLALAGLWERWADPDSGEALESMTIIVTEAHERLCPIHDRMPVILDLRDHDLWLAQHSLSAEASRWLCASSLVDPVQAQPVSPRVNRADADDPSLIQPITQLE; translated from the coding sequence ATGTGCGGGCGCCTAGCGCAATACCGCCCCGCCGCTGAGCTTGCCGCCCAATTCAATGCCAAGTTGGTGGGAGAACCGCCGCCCCCGCGCTATAACCTGGCGCCGCGGCATTGGGTCTTGGCCGTGCGCCTCGATCCTCAAGGTGAGCGCGAGCTGGTACGCCTGTATTGGGGCTTGATCCCCCCCTGGGCCAAAGGGCGCAGTTTCGGCGATCGCACCTTCAACGCCCGCGCCGAGACGGTCGCAGTCAAACCCAGCTTTCGCGCTGCCTTTAGACAGAGGCGCTGTCTGATCCCTGTCGATGGATTCTATGAATGGCAAAAGACGCCGACCGGCAAACAGCCCTATTTCATTGCCCGCCGGGACGGTCAGCCCCTGGCATTGGCCGGGCTTTGGGAGCGCTGGGCCGATCCAGACAGCGGCGAGGCCCTGGAGAGCATGACCATCATCGTCACTGAAGCTCATGAGCGCCTGTGCCCTATCCATGACCGCATGCCGGTGATCCTCGACCTGCGCGACCATGACCTCTGGCTGGCGCAGCATTCACTGTCTGCCGAAGCCTCCCGCTGGTTGTGTGCTTCCTCCCTTGTAGACCCAGTGCAGGCCCAGCCGGTCAGCCCTCGGGTCAATCGGGCGGATGCAGACGATCCCAGCCTGATCCAACCTATCACCCAGCTTGAATGA